Below is a genomic region from Microbacterium galbinum.
ATCTGCACCGGTGCGACGCCGCCGTCACACTCGCCTTCAGCGTGCTCGGAAAACGCTGGAACGGCATGATCGTGTCGTCGCTCGGCGGCGGCCCCTCCACGTTCGTCGCCCTGCGCCGCGCGGTCGCGGGCATCAGCGACACCGTGCTCTCCGACCGCCTCGCCGAACTCGCCGACGCGGGTCTCGTGGCTCGCACGGTCGACGCCGGCCCTCCGGTCACCGTCTCCTACGCACTCACACCCGGCGGCGAGGGACTGCTGCCGATCCTCGACGACCTCGGCACCTGGGCATCCGCCAACCTCGTACGCCGCTGACGACGGCATCCGCCCGTCCAGCGGCATCCGCTGCGCCAGAGTATCCGCACTTCTCGGCGACGGATCTCGGCGCGCGACTCACCAGGGGCTGGGCTCGTAGTCCTTCAGGAAGACGCCGTGGATGTCGTCGCCGGCCTCGCCACGCACGATCGGGTCGTACACGCGGGCGGCGCCGTCGACCAGGTCGAGCGGGGCGTGGAAGCCCTCCTCCGCCAGGCGCACCTTCGTGTAGTGCGGGCGCTCGTCGGTGATCCAGCCGGTGTCGACGGCGGTCATCAGGATGCCGTCCTTCTCGAGCATCTCGCCCGCACTGGTGCGCGTGAGCATGTTGAGCGCGGCCTTGGCCATGTTGGTGTGCGGATGCCCCGGACCCTTGTACCGGCGCGAGAACTGCCCCTCCATCGCCGACACGTTCACCACGTACTTGCGGTGCGCCGACGACGCCGCCATCGACGCGCGCAGGCGGCTGATGAGCAGGAACGGCGCGGTCGTGTTGGCGAGCTGCACCTCGAGCATCTCGAGCGGATCGACCTGGTCGAC
It encodes:
- a CDS encoding winged helix-turn-helix transcriptional regulator, producing MAEIEHDLHRCDAAVTLAFSVLGKRWNGMIVSSLGGGPSTFVALRRAVAGISDTVLSDRLAELADAGLVARTVDAGPPVTVSYALTPGGEGLLPILDDLGTWASANLVRR